The Juglans microcarpa x Juglans regia isolate MS1-56 chromosome 8S, Jm3101_v1.0, whole genome shotgun sequence genome has a window encoding:
- the LOC121244132 gene encoding probable carbohydrate esterase At4g34215: MPGELKPKNIFLLAGQSNMAGRGGIYNDTKTNLLKWDGKVPPQCAPTPNILTLSLNKTWEIAREPLHKEIDNLKTCGVGPGMPFSNRILAKRPNFGVIGLVPCAVGGTKIERWQKGTNLYNQLVDRARDARQSSGGNIRALLWYQGESDCDERDSRLYKGRLEKFFNNVRHDLDSPELPILMIVVSTGEGMFLRSVRDAQLNINLKNVVRVDSMGSTYLVGDLHLDTKSAVRIGQKLADTFLYNFLH; encoded by the exons ATGCCTGGAGAGCTCAAACCCAAAAACATATTCCTATTAGCAGGACAAAGCAACATGGCTGGACGTGGAGGCATTTACAATGACACTAAAACCAACTTGCTCAAATGGGATGGAAAGGTTCCTCCACAATGCGCTCCCACTCCCAACATCCTCACACTATCTTTAAACAAGACTTGGGAGATAGCTCGTGAACCTCTTCATAAGGAAATTGATAATTTGAAGACCTGCGGGGTGGGACCAGGCATGCCCTTTTCCAACCGAATATTGGCAAAACGTCCAAACTTTGGAGTGATTGGTCTGGTCCCTTGCGCAGTAGGAGGAACAAAGATAGAAAGGTGGCAAAAGGGTACTAATCTATACAATCAATTGGTAGATAGAGCAAGAGATGCAAGGCAAAGTTCTGGTGGCAATATTCGTGCACTGCTTTGGTATCAAGGAGAGAGTGATTGTGATGAGCGGGACTCTAGGCTCTATAAGGGAAGGTTGGAGAAGTTTTTCAATAATGTTCGACATGATCTTGACTCTCCTGAACTCCCCATTCTTATG aTTGTAGTTTCTACTGGAGAAGGAATGTTCCTAAGATCTGTACGAGATGCTCAGCTGAATATAAACCTGAAGAATGTCGTGCGCGTTGATTCCATGGGATCAACCTATTTAGTAGGTGACTTGCATTTGGATACAAAGTCTGCTGTTCGCATTGGCCAGAAGCTAGCTGATACTTTTCTGTACAACTTTTTACACTAG
- the LOC121244134 gene encoding probable carbohydrate esterase At4g34215: MPGELKPKNIFLLAGQSNMAGRGGIYNDTKTNLLKWDGKVPPQCTPTPNILTLSLNKTWEIAREPLHKEIDNLKTCGVGPGMPFSNQILAKRPNFGVIGLVPCAVGGTKIERWQKGTNLYNQLVDRARAARQSSGGNIRALLWYQGESDCDERDSRLYKGRLEKFFNNVRHDLDSPELPILMIVVSTGEGKFLRSVRDAQLNINLKNVVRVDSMGSTYLVGDLHLDTKSAVRIGQKLADNFLYNFLH, encoded by the exons ATGCCTGGAGAGCTCAAACCCAAAAACATATTCCTATTAGCAGGACAAAGCAACATGGCTGGACGTGGAGGCATTTACAATGACACCAAAACCAACTTGCTCAAATGGGATGGAAAGGTTCCTCCACAATGCACTCCCACTCCCAACATCCTCACACTATCTTTAAACAAGACTTGGGAGATAGCTCGTGAACCTCTTCATAAGGAAATTGATAATTTGAAGACCTGCGGGGTGGGACCAGGCATGCCCTTTTCCAACCAAATATTGGCAAAACGTCCAAACTTTGGAGTGATTGGTCTAGTCCCTTGCGCAGTAGGAGGAACAAAGATAGAAAGGTGGCAAAAGGGTACTAATCTATACAATCAATTGGTAGATAGAGCAAGAGCTGCAAGGCAAAGTTCTGGTGGCAATATTCGTGCACTGCTTTGGTATCAGGGAGAGAGTGATTGTGATGAGCGGGACTCTAGGCTCTATAAGGGAAGGTTGGAGAAGTTTTTCAATAATGTTCGACATGATCTTGACTCTCCTGAACTCCCCATTCTTATG ATTGTAGTTTCTACTGGAGAAGGAAAGTTCCTAAGATCTGTAAGAGATGCTCAGCTGAATATAAACCTGAAGAATGTCGTGCGCGTTGATTCCATGGGATCAACCTATTTAGTAGGTGACTTGCATTTGGATACAAAGTCTGCTGTTCGCATTGGCCAGAAGCTAGCTGATAATTTTCTATACAACTTTTTACACTAG